A genomic stretch from Selenomonadales bacterium includes:
- a CDS encoding AbrB/MazE/SpoVT family DNA-binding domain-containing protein, whose product MLAKVSSKGQIVLPKAVREKLNVRAGSFVRFEQTADGFKVVKGDGLASLQGKFKQQAAKTGISVDAAIQAAREEVAHGRAKR is encoded by the coding sequence TTGCTGGCAAAGGTGTCGTCAAAGGGGCAGATTGTTTTACCGAAAGCAGTGCGTGAAAAGTTGAATGTAAGGGCAGGGTCCTTTGTTCGTTTCGAGCAGACCGCCGATGGTTTTAAGGTTGTAAAAGGCGACGGCCTTGCATCATTGCAGGGGAAGTTTAAACAGCAGGCGGCAAAAACCGGCATCAGCGTGGATGCTGCCATACAGGCGGCCAGAGAGGAGGTCGCCCATGGGCGGGCAAAACGTTGA
- a CDS encoding PIN domain-containing protein, with the protein MGGQNVEVIHANVVLRYLVDDGDQATRAGLLLQAADQEEKTLLLPDLALADIVWVLETVYKTPRPEIRDAVSVLLSVRGLKFSAGKALVADALALYAEKNIDWSDAFIAAQMTALKLRTIYSFDKDFDRIPGIQRIEPMF; encoded by the coding sequence ATGGGCGGGCAAAACGTTGAAGTCATTCATGCCAATGTCGTGCTCCGCTATCTAGTTGATGATGGGGATCAGGCGACGCGCGCCGGGCTGCTATTGCAGGCAGCGGACCAAGAAGAAAAAACACTGCTGTTGCCAGACTTGGCACTGGCAGATATTGTGTGGGTTCTAGAGACGGTATACAAAACGCCGCGACCTGAGATTAGAGATGCAGTAAGCGTGTTGCTGAGTGTGCGCGGGTTGAAGTTCAGCGCAGGAAAGGCGCTGGTCGCAGATGCTTTGGCATTGTATGCGGAGAAGAACATTGACTGGTCTGACGCCTTTATCGCCGCCCAGATGACCGCCCTGAAGCTACGGACAATATACTCATTCGACAAAGATTTTGATCGCATCCCCGGCATTCAGAGAATAGAACCTATGTTCTGA